The genomic DNA TTGTTTCCGGCAGTTTGCGCGACCGTTCTGGATGCGATGCTGCGATGGTGCCACAGGCAGGCCACACCTTGCTGTCATTGCATGATTTTCGACGCTGCCGCGGTCAGCCGTCATTGCTTAATCAACGCGAGCAGATCCGCCTTCATCTTGCCGGCGTGTGTCGCACACATGCTGTGCGGCACGCCGGTCATGCACGATCAAGTTTCGACGTCGTCGAGACTGAAGACTTCCGATTGATCGTTATACGAAAAAATCTCGCCGTAGCGCCCCCAGTTGATCACCGCGTCGAGCGTTTCTTCAGCGGCGCTATCAGAGAGGAAGTCTTCGAGTTCCTGCTCGAAGCGCACGCGCGGCGCGCGATGTCCCGGCCGTTCGTTGAGCACCTTCTTGATCCGCGCCGCGAGCGGCACATGCTTGAGCAGGTGATCGGCGAACATCAGCTTGCGCTCCTGCGTGCCGAACTCGGCGAACACGCGCGCCGGCGGTGTCAGGAAAATGTCGCCTTCGCGCACATCGGCAAAGCCCAGGTTCTGCAGCACTTCGGCGATCGGGAACAGATCGTCCACCTCGAGATGCAGCGTGCGCGCGATTTCCGGCATGTCCGCGCGGCCGCGGTACGGCGCGGCAGCGAGGGTTTCGATCAGACCCGCCATCAGGTTCGTCGACACGTGAGGCAGCCGGCTATGCAGCTCGAGGCCCTTGCGCGTGGTCTCGCCGGTCTGGCGCGCGGTCATCTTCGCGTAGATGTCGTCCACCAGCTGGCGGAACGCCGGGTCGAGACGGTTGCGCGGATGCTTGAACGGCACCTTGATCTCGGCAATCACGCGCCCCGGGTTCGACGACAGCACCAGAATGCGGTCGCACATGAACACCGCCTCCTCGATGTTGTGCGTGACGATCAACACCGACTTGATCGGCATGCGGCCCTGCGTCCACAAATCCAGAAGGTCGGTACGCAGCGTTTCGGCGGTCAGCACGTCGAGTGCGGAGAACGGCTCGTCCATCAGCAGCAGCGTCGGGTCGACCACGAGCGCACGCGCGAAACCCACGCGCTGACGCATGCCGCCCGACAACTCGCGCGGATACGCATTTTCGAAGCCATCAAGACCGATCAGGTCGATCGCCGCAAGCGCACGTTCGCGCCGCTCGCGTGCCGGGACACCCTGCGCTTCGAGCCCTGCTTCCACGTTCTGCAGAACCGTCAGCCAAGGAAACAGCGCGAACGTCTGAAACACCATCGCGACGCCTTCGGCCGGCCCTTCGAGCGGCTTGCCCATATACGTCACTTCGCCGTCGGTTGGCTCGATGAGCCCCGCGATAATACGCAGCAACGTCGACTTGCCCGAGCCCGAGCGGCCGAGCAGGCCGACGATTTCGCCTTCGCGCAGCGACAGATCAACGCCGTCGAGCACGAGCTGTTCGCCCTGCATTCTGTTGAAACCGTGGCGTGCGTGGTCGACGCGCAAGACTTCGACGCCGGCTTGCGGCGCCTGGTCGACCGCTTCATTCAATAGCAGTTCAGCATTCATTTCGAACCTCTCTCAATCGAGCCGGAGTCGGGACTCGGCGTAGGCATAGAGCGGGCGCCACAGCGCGCGGTTGAATAGCGTCACGTACAACGACATAACGGCAATGCCGAGCACAATCTTTGGAAAATCGCCGTCGGCCGTGGTCTGCGCGATATACGCGCCGAGGCCATGCGCGGCCAGCTTCGTGTCGCCCCATTGCACGGCTTCGGCAACGATGCTCGCATTCCACGCGCCACCCGATGCGGTGATCGCGCCCGTGATGAAGTACGGGAAGATGCCGGGCAGCATGACGCGGCGCCACCATTGCCAGCCGCGGATATGAAAATTCGCCGCCGCTTCGCGGTAGTCGTTCGGATAGGCGCTCGCGCCGGCGATTACATTGAAAAGGATGTACCACTGCGTGCCGAGCACGAGCAGCGGCGAAAGCCACACATCCGGGTTCAGCTGCCAACGGACGATCACGATGACGAACACCGGAAACAGCAGATTCGCCGGGAACGCAGCGAGAAACTGCGCAAGCGGCTGGATCTTTTCAGCCAGCTTGGGGCGCAGCCCGATCAGCACGCCAAGCGGCACCCAGATCAACGACGAAAGTACGATCAATGAAAACACGCGCAAAAGCGTGATCGCGCCGAGTACGAACACATGGCCGACATCGCTGGCCGTGACGCCCGTGCGCACATAGCTGACCACGCGAAACAGCGCGTACAACGCGGCAGCGAACACGAGGACCGACCAGACCGCGTCGCCGAGCTTCTTCGCGTCGCGGCGCGCGCCGTTTGCTGCCATCGCGGGTCGTGGCATCAGCGGCGGCGGCATGCGCAGCGGCCAGCGCGCCGCGTTCGCGAGCAGCACGCCCGCCGGCAACAACATGCGGTGCACGAGCCGCGTGCTGCGGATCAGGTCGAGCAGCCACGACTGCGGCGCGTCGCTCGAGCGCGTCGTTTCCATGCGGAACTTGTCCGACCACGCGACGAGCGGCCGGAACAGAAACTGGTCGTACACGAGTATTACGACCGTCATCGCGAGAATCGCCCAGCCGACTGCCGCAAGATTCTTCTGGCCGATCGCTTGCGCGAGATACGCGCCGACGCCGGGCAAAACGATCGTGTTATTGCCGACCGTAATCGCTTCCGACGCGACGACGAAAAACCAGCCGCCCGACATCGACATCATCATGTTCCAGACGAGGCCCGGCATCGAGAACGGCACTTCGAGCTTCCAGAAACGCTGCCAGCCGGTCAGATGAAAGCCGCGCGACACTTCGGTCAGATCGCGCGGCACCGTGCGCAGCGACTGGTAGAAGCTGAACGTCATGTTCCACGCCTGGCTCGTGAAGATCGCGAAGATGGTGGCGAGCTCGGCGCCGAGCACGCGGCCCGGAAACAGCGCGAGAAAGAACGTGACCGTGAACGAGATATAACCGAGCACCGGCACCGACTGCAGGATGTCGAGAATCGGCACGAGCACTTTCTCGGCGCGGCGGCTTTTCGCCGCGAGCGTGCCGTACACAAGCGTGAATACAAGCGAGGCGGCCATCGCCGCCAGCATGCGCAGCGTGGTGCGCAGCGCGTACTCGGGCAGGTTCGCGGGATCCAGCGACACCGAATGGTCGTGCAGCGTCGACATCGGTGCCCACGTCTGATGCAGGCCGCTTGCCGCCATCGCGATCGCGCAGAAAATCAGCGGGAACGCGACAAAGTCCCAGCGGTTCGGCAGCATGCGCGTGGCCGATGCGGCGAGCGTCGGGTTCGTATGGAGTTTGAAATTCATCGTGCGTCACCGGACACTGTTTTTTATGCGGGAGAAGCAATCCGATGTTTCGCTCAAGGCCTGCGCGGGTCGGCAAAACATCGGTGCGGGGCACGGCGCCGCTTTCGCGGCGACGGCAGCGTGACGAACGGGAAGGACGTCGCCGGAGGTGCGTCGCCGGACCGGCGCCGCGCCCGCATGACACGAACGGCTTCGTGTCAGCGACCGCCCGATTTCAGCCGCCGCCAGAAGGCGATCAGCCGATGGGCCGCGCGCGGCCGCGCAGCGGGCATCGCGTCGAACGAGTCGTGCGACGCGAGAATGTCAGGCAATTGAGGCAACAGAAGAGCGAAGTTCATGAGGTTTCTCCAGCGTCCTGCGGACGCAACATGCCGAAGCACGCTCTGACGGAGACCGCGCACCTCACTTCGCTGAGGCGAGGTGAACGTCTACCGGGTGGCTTCGGCCAGACACAAACGGAATGTGAATGGGCTCAATGAGCGTATGGGATAACTGTCACTGTCTGGCATTTCGACATCCTTACCGATGAGAGTGGGCATACAGGCTTAAGCACGACGCCGCTTAATGCTAACGGCGACCGCGTAAAGCGGACATAAATATTCGGCCCATGCAAAGGAAACCGCGGGGCCACTGCAGGGCCACACTGCGAATGCGAATTCGCAATGACCCGTCATCCGGACGTGCGAAAGCCACGTCCGAATAGACTCAACAGGTGCACGGGGAGATATTGCAAGACGCGCACCGCCTGCCTGAAGGCAGAACGGCGGCTATGAAACTGCTGGAAGCGAAGCGCGGACGTTCTGTCGTTCAGACCGGAAAACTGTTCGAAGATCGACTACTGCTGGAGTCCAATGACGGCCCCTTTTGTGAAGACTCGCGGATTTTAATCAGGCGGACATTGCCGAGTCAACCTTATCCTCGAGCGAATGTCCGATAAACCACTAAGCCTTCAAAGCTTACGGCGCTCAAGCGGCCCGCCCAGCTGGACGCGCCTCGGCGAGACGCGTTTCGTTCAACGCGGCCGCGTGGTATTGATCGCACACGTTGACGAAATTTCTGCTTGCGGCTTTAGCGCGGCCGTGAATAAAATCCGCCCGCTTGCGGTTCCGCGCGCCTGCTTTGTCTGACCGTTTCCGCAAGCTCCCCATGACGTGGAAATGGCCGCGTTTCGACGTCACCTGTCCGCAACGGACAAGCTGGACAGAGGTGTCTATGTTCACGAAGAAGCGCAAACCGCGCGCCTGGTCCCTGAAATTCGGTCGCACCTTCGGCTTTGCGATGCCGTTCGCGTTCTGCAGCGCGCAGGCCATCGCGCAGTCCGACGATGCGAGCCCCGCCGTGCGGGCACCGGCACCGCCTTCCGCACAAACCGCGCCGCAAAATGCCGCGCAAAACGCGGCACCTGACTCAGCGCCGGCTGCGGTGCCGACGGACCTCTGGAATCGCGCAACCTTGTTCGGCGATATCGGCGGGCTGCGCCCGTGGCTTGGCCGGTACGGCGTGTCCTTCGGCTTGCAGGAAACCAGCGAATATCTGAACAACCTCTCTGGCGGCACCGCGCGCGGCGGCGCCTATGACGGACTGACCGAATTCAGCCTTGGCGTGGACACGCAAAAAGCGTTCGGTCTGCCTGGCGGCATCTTCAACGTGTCCGGCCTGCAGATTCACGGTACGAACCTGAGCACGCGCAATCTGCAGACCTTGCAGTTCGCAAGCGGCATCGAGGCCGATGCGTCGACGCGTCTGTGGGAGCTCTGGTATCAGCAGTCGCTCGCGGGCGGCCGCGTCGATATCAAGGTCGGCGAACAAAGCGTCGACCAGGAATTCATGACGAGCGAATACGCAAACACGTTCATGAATGCGACGTTCGGCTGGTCCGCGCTGCCGTCGGTCGATCTGCCCGCCGGCGGCCCGTCGTATCCACTCGCATCGCCGGGGGTGCGCGTGCGCGCGACGCCGAGCGACAAGATCACCGTGCTGGCGGGTGTATTCGGCAGCAATCCGGCTGGCAACGGCACGGGCGACCCGCAGCAGCTGAACGCGCATGGCACGAACTTCAGCCTGCGCGACGGTGCGTTGATCATCGGCGAGATCCAGTACGCGTTCAATCCGCCGCCCGCCAGTTCCGCAGACCCGGCCGACGCGCAAGCCGCGGGCTTGCCCGGCACATGGAAGCTTGGCTTCTGGTACGACACGCAGTCGTTCGACGATCAGGGCATTGCGAGCAACGGCGTATCGCTCGCGAGCCCCGCAAGCAGCGGCATACCGCTCAGCCATCACGGCAACTGGAGTGTCTATGCGGTGGCGGACCAGATGGTCTGGCGCGACAGCAACGGCGGCCCGCGCTCGGTCGGCGTGTTCGCCCGGCTCATGGGCGCGCCTGGCGATCGCAATCTGGTCGACTTCGGCATGAATGCCGGCGTTACGCTCAAGGCGCCGTTCAAAGGACGCGACAACGATGTGGCCGGCATCGCAGTCGGTTATACGCATATCGGTTCGCATGCACGCGATCTCGCGAGCGCTACCGCACAAACCACGCCCGGTTTTCCGTCGCGCAGCGCCGAAACGGTGATCGAAGCGACGTACGATTATCAGATCGCGCCGTGGTGGCAATTGCAGGGCGATGCGCAGTACTTTTTCCGGCCGTCCGGCGGCATTCCGAATCCGGACAATCCGCCTGAGCGCATCGGCAACGAGTTCGTGATCGGCGTGCGCACGACGCTGACGTTCTAAACTGGTGAGATCCGATCGCACTTGCGCGCCGCTGCGCGACTCGCGCGATCGTGCGATTTCGCCAATCCTGCGCGCATACGCTAAGTCTGCGCTCATTGCGATGTCCGATCATGGTGCCGAGGGTGACGAGGGTGCCGCTGGTGCCAAGAATGCATCAGGGACCGGAAGACCGGCGAAACGACAACAATCGATGCCGCGCGATGCGACCCATGACGCCGCTCCCGCCACCATCCATTCAACCGGAGCCGTCTACATGACCACGATCGCCAAGCCTCCCGCTACCAAATCGCCCGCCGCCAGAGCGTCTGTTATCAGTTCATTGGGTTCGAATCCCTACGGCGTCTTCGTCTGCCTGATGGCTGCGCTGGCCGGGCTGCTGTTCGGGCTCGATATCGGCGTGATCTCCGGCGCGCTGCCGTTTATCGCGAAGCAGTTCATGCTCAACGACCACGTGCAGGAGTGGATCGTCAGCTCGATGATGGTCGGCGCGGCGATCGGCGCAATCGGCGCCGGCTGGCTGGCGTGG from Paraburkholderia edwinii includes the following:
- a CDS encoding ABC transporter permease; translation: MNFKLHTNPTLAASATRMLPNRWDFVAFPLIFCAIAMAASGLHQTWAPMSTLHDHSVSLDPANLPEYALRTTLRMLAAMAASLVFTLVYGTLAAKSRRAEKVLVPILDILQSVPVLGYISFTVTFFLALFPGRVLGAELATIFAIFTSQAWNMTFSFYQSLRTVPRDLTEVSRGFHLTGWQRFWKLEVPFSMPGLVWNMMMSMSGGWFFVVASEAITVGNNTIVLPGVGAYLAQAIGQKNLAAVGWAILAMTVVILVYDQFLFRPLVAWSDKFRMETTRSSDAPQSWLLDLIRSTRLVHRMLLPAGVLLANAARWPLRMPPPLMPRPAMAANGARRDAKKLGDAVWSVLVFAAALYALFRVVSYVRTGVTASDVGHVFVLGAITLLRVFSLIVLSSLIWVPLGVLIGLRPKLAEKIQPLAQFLAAFPANLLFPVFVIVIVRWQLNPDVWLSPLLVLGTQWYILFNVIAGASAYPNDYREAAANFHIRGWQWWRRVMLPGIFPYFITGAITASGGAWNASIVAEAVQWGDTKLAAHGLGAYIAQTTADGDFPKIVLGIAVMSLYVTLFNRALWRPLYAYAESRLRLD
- a CDS encoding AAA-associated domain-containing protein; amino-acid sequence: MNAELLLNEAVDQAPQAGVEVLRVDHARHGFNRMQGEQLVLDGVDLSLREGEIVGLLGRSGSGKSTLLRIIAGLIEPTDGEVTYMGKPLEGPAEGVAMVFQTFALFPWLTVLQNVEAGLEAQGVPARERRERALAAIDLIGLDGFENAYPRELSGGMRQRVGFARALVVDPTLLLMDEPFSALDVLTAETLRTDLLDLWTQGRMPIKSVLIVTHNIEEAVFMCDRILVLSSNPGRVIAEIKVPFKHPRNRLDPAFRQLVDDIYAKMTARQTGETTRKGLELHSRLPHVSTNLMAGLIETLAAAPYRGRADMPEIARTLHLEVDDLFPIAEVLQNLGFADVREGDIFLTPPARVFAEFGTQERKLMFADHLLKHVPLAARIKKVLNERPGHRAPRVRFEQELEDFLSDSAAEETLDAVINWGRYGEIFSYNDQSEVFSLDDVET
- a CDS encoding carbohydrate porin — protein: MPFAFCSAQAIAQSDDASPAVRAPAPPSAQTAPQNAAQNAAPDSAPAAVPTDLWNRATLFGDIGGLRPWLGRYGVSFGLQETSEYLNNLSGGTARGGAYDGLTEFSLGVDTQKAFGLPGGIFNVSGLQIHGTNLSTRNLQTLQFASGIEADASTRLWELWYQQSLAGGRVDIKVGEQSVDQEFMTSEYANTFMNATFGWSALPSVDLPAGGPSYPLASPGVRVRATPSDKITVLAGVFGSNPAGNGTGDPQQLNAHGTNFSLRDGALIIGEIQYAFNPPPASSADPADAQAAGLPGTWKLGFWYDTQSFDDQGIASNGVSLASPASSGIPLSHHGNWSVYAVADQMVWRDSNGGPRSVGVFARLMGAPGDRNLVDFGMNAGVTLKAPFKGRDNDVAGIAVGYTHIGSHARDLASATAQTTPGFPSRSAETVIEATYDYQIAPWWQLQGDAQYFFRPSGGIPNPDNPPERIGNEFVIGVRTTLTF